In Lactiplantibacillus pentosus, the sequence ATGGACAAATATAATGTCACATGAAATGCAGGAAGAGGTTTATTTATTTGGAAACCCGCCTTATCTCGGGTATTCCTTGCAGAATAAAGAACAAAGATCAGATATAAAGCAGCTTTTCGATGATATCTCTGTCAGTGGTTATCTTGATTACTGTTGTGGATGGATCATGCTAGCTTATAGATATGTAAAGAATAGTTCTGCACGATTCTCATTTGTAACTACGAATTCAATCTGTCAGGGAATACAAGTATACCCGCTTTGGAATACTATCCTGAAGGAATTGAGAATTTGTTTCGCGTATCAATCTTTTAAATGGAGAAATAATGCTAAGTCTAATGCTGGGGTAACAGTGATTATAGTCGGACTGGAGGATGCCAAACTGAATTCGCAATCAAGACCACAACTATACACCAAACTCGGAATGGAAAGAGTTCGAACAATTACACCCTATTTAACATCTTTAGATAAGACAGTGATTGTCCAACCTAGAGATAAGAGCATTTCCAATCTTCCCAAGATGCTCTTTGGAAGCAAGGCAGTAGATGGTGGAGGTTTAAATGTAAACCAAGAATTGTATAAGGAGCAAATCGCTAAGAATCCAGGACTGAAGAAATATTTTAGACCTTTTATTGGGGCAAATGAGCTTTATAAAGGAACTAAACGGTATGTACTTTGGTTATCCGAAAAAGACTGGGATAAGGAGAAAGGCAATGAATTCTTACAAGAAAGAATGAAAATAGTTTTTGACAAGAGAACGTCCAGCAAGAAGTCTGCAACCAGGAAACTAGCTAATACTCCATATGTTTTTGCGGAGAATCGGAATCAGGATATACCGGCGCTTGTTGTACCTGGCATTTCAAAGGAAAGCCGACTTTATGTTCCAATGGCCTTCATTGACGACATGACGGTTGTTGCAAACTCTGCTAACGTCATCTATGATGCACCAGTCTGGTTAATGGGATTGCTTGAGTCGAGAATGCATATGGTATGGCTGCAGAATATTGGCGGATCATTAGAAAGCCGGTACAGATATTCGGACAAATTAATTTATAACACCTTCCCAGTACCACAACTATCAACTCGCAGAAAAAATGAAATCGAGACGCTTACCTACAACATCCTCGACATTAGAGAAGAGGATGGTGGAACGCTGAATGAGTTGTACGGATCTCCATTAGCAGAAAAGAATCCAAAGCCAATGAATGAACGGTTGTTGAAGGCACACTCCGAACTTGACGAGGTAATAGACAGAGCATATAAGGCTGACGGATTTATGGATGATGCGCACCGTTTGACGATGCTGCTAAAGATGTATGAAGAGAAGGTGCAGGCACTTGGAGAATAAGAATGTTGTTGATGTGAATTACCGTCGAACTGGTCGGAGTACTATTATAAATGATTTAGGAATGCGAGAAATGCAGGCTCGTGTGTATGAGCACCGTAATTCGCAGTATCTGCTTGTCAAAGCTCCCCCAGCATCAGGGAAATCTCGTGCCCTGATGTTTGTTGCGTTAGATAAGTTGGCAAATCAGGGGATTAAGAAAGTTGTTGTTGCTGTTCCAGAACGTTCAATCGGAAAGTCATTTCAGAATACTGAACTGGCGAAGTATGGTTTTTACGAAGATTGGCAGATTGATTCTCAATATGATCTAACGCTACCCGGCGGGAATGATAGCAAAGTTCAGAAGTTTGTAGAGTTCATCAATTCACCAACTGAAAAAATTTTGATCTGTACTCATGCTACGTTGCGCTTTGCTTACGACAAGATTGATGATGACCATAAGTTTGATAACGTCATGTTGGCAATCGATGAATTTCATCACGTTTCCTCTGATGACAGCTCAGTGTTGGGATCAGCTTTGAAAAATATTACGCATAATTCAAATGCACATATCTTGGCAATGACGGGATCTTATTTCCGTGGGGATTCTGCGCCAATATTGTCGCCGGAAGATGAGCAACGGTTTGACAAAGTTAATTACACCTATTACGAACAGCTAGATGGATATAGGTATCTAAAGTCGTTTGGCATTGACTATAAGTTTTATCAAGGAACGTATTTGTCGGCGCTGGATCAAGCCCTTGATGTGACAAAAAAGACAATTGTTCATATTCCAAGTGTGAACTCAAGTGAATCAACAAAAGACAAGCTTAATGAAGTTGATGCAATCGGTGATATTCTTGATCAAGATAAGACAACAGGAATATATTCCATTAAGAGTAAGGTCAACGGTCGTCTGCTTAAAGTTGCAGATTTGGTTACAGAGGAAGGCCGTGATCGGGTTCAAGATTATTTACGTGAACAAGTTAACAACGCAGATGATTTGGATATTTTAATTGCGCTTGGAATGGCAAAAGAAGGATTTGATTGGCCGTGGGCTGAACAAGCGTTGACTATTGGATACCGTAGGTCTTTAACGGAAATTGTGCAGATTATTGGGCGAGTTACACGTGACAGCCCAAATAAGACGCATGCGCAATTTACCAACATGATTGAACAACCCGATGCTAAGGATGGGGAGGTCCAGTACGCCGTCAATTCAATTTTGAAGGCAATTACAGCATCGTTATTAATGGAACAGGTGTTGGCACCGGAAATCCATATCAAGGGACGCAAGCACAAAGAAGAAAAGTCATTAAGTAATGGTGGTGATATCTTTGTTCGTGGTCTGAAAGATCCATCAACCCAGCATGTTAAGAGTATTATTGAGAATGACATGCCTGATTTAAAAGCTGCCATTTTACAGGATGATGCTGTCAAAAAAGGAATTGCAGCAAACGTTGATTCAGGAACTATGAATAAAGTCTTAATACCAAAGGTAATCATGCAGCGCTATCCTAATTTGAACAATGAAGAAATTGAAGAAGTCCGACAATACGCTGTGGCCGATACAGTACTGCGTCATGCAGTGGTAGATAGTACCACTGATGATAAAGGTAACACGAAAGAGTTCTTACGTATGGCAGATAAATTTATTAATGTTAATGAACTTGATATTAATTTGATTGATTCAATTAATCCATTTCAAAGAGCATATGACGTGTTGTCTCGAAACATTGATAGTGATGTACTACGAGTTATTCAGCACTCAATTGATGCTAAGAAGTTTAATTTTGACCCATCTGAGCTGGTGTATCTTTATAATCAAGCTAAACTCTTCGTTTCTGAAAATGGACGTAGACCAAATAAGAATGCTAATGATGAATTGGAAGTAAAAATGGCATATGCATTAGCCCAGTTACAAGATATGAAGGCAAGGAGATTGCAAAATGGCGAACAGTAATTTAATTAGATCACTCAATGATATTTTCAATGATCCTGACGTTGACGATATGTTGAAAGCTCCAGCTAAACATCGACCAGTGGTCTATGATACTGAACTAGACGGTTTTCGAGAAATTAATGCCTGGGTAGAAAGCCACAACGGTTCAGAGCCACAGAAGTTGCGTGACCCATCGCAGCTAAAACAGCGGAAGCTAGCTAGCCGATTGAAAGGGATTAGAGAAGATCCGAACCGTAGGAAGCACCTTCTTCCATATGATACGTTCGGCCTACTGCGGTCTGATGAAACTCAAACAAGTCTTGAAGAGGCCGTTAGAAAAGAAAAGTCCAATTTTTCATCATTGGACGATATTTTAGGGGATGATTCAATCCTTTTTTCAGACACATCAGCACAATTGATTGATGGCAAGTTGTTTGACACAAAAATATACAAAGATATCCAACGTGAGCAAGAAAATCGGCCAGAATTAGTTTCTCAGCGAAAGATGATGGCTAATTTTAGTGAGTTTGAGCCAATGTTTAAAAAAGTGCAAGCAGAAATTACGTCGGGTAAACGCCAATTGAGAGCGTTCAAGAATTATGAGATACTGCGACATCATTTTTATGTGTTGAAGGGCCAGTTACTTTACGTGGATGAAATTGGGGCAGAAATCGAGTTAAGCAATAATAGTCATCGCAAGAAGGATGCCAGACTACACGTAATCTATGATAATGGAACTGACAATCATCCTTTACGAAATGGGCTTGCTGCATCTCTGTATGGACGCCAAGGACGGGTTGTGTCTGAACCTGAGAATCATTTCATTCTTAATGCTGATGATCAAGTTACTGGATTTATATATGTTTTAAAATCTCTAAGTACTAACGAGCAAGTTGTCAGAATCCAACAAAATAATTCGCTTTATAAGGTTGGCTTTACAGCTGGTTCAATACGAAAACGAATTGCGAATGCGGAAAATGAATCAACTTATTTGTATGCTCCGGTTCAGATCATTGAGGAGATGAAGGTGGTTAACCTTAATGCAGAGGCATTGGAGACAGCACTTCATCATGCAATGGCTGAGTATCAGCTGAAAATTGATATTACCGCTGCTAACGGACGCTTAATACACCCACGAGAATGGTTTGTCATTGATCTGACGCAAATAGAAGAAATTGCAGCCGATATCATCTCTAAACTGAGAATGCAAAGTTAGCTAATTGGTTAACAGCAGATTTTCAATCAGAATGATTTATGATTGTTGTTCGCAAGGAATGCGCACAACAAGACGTGAAATATAACAGTATTAAAGATTGGCTGATTGTAGAAAGTTAAACGGTGAAGCTCTAATATACTTGTGTGATAACCATAAATAAGTTAAAGAATCATTTTAACGGTTGATCTAGTTTGAGATTGTACCAGGTAATAAACTGTATTTTCTCCGTTGCGTACATGGTTAGTGATGGAACGAAAATGAAAAGTGGCTGATTAATAGTTATTGTAAGCATGAATAATTGTGGGTATAGAAACGGGTTGATTGACAATAACTATAGTATAGGGAGGAGATAAATATGGGAAAGACGGATTACTTTTGCTCTAGCAATATTAAATTATCAACTGAAGGAGCCAAGTACTATTTAAACGAACAACTTTTGGAACGAGAGGAAAAAACAGGGAAGATAAATTATACAGAACCTGAATTTGAATTGGAAGTCTCAAAAGCTGCTTCCAAATTTGTTGATCGCTCTTTTGAAAATATTGTTGTACTTATTGGTGCAGGCGCATCAGTGGTAATGACTGATAATAATGACATTGATGGTAGATATGGAAAAACAGTATCGATGATAGCCCAAATAGTTTTTGAAAAGCTTCAGTCGGGTAGGTATCAATTTCAGTATTCAAAGTCTGATGGAGATGAAGTTGATGTCTTCCCATTGGAACAAATGGCCGCTGATATAGGCTACAGCGATAAGATTTTTGATGACAATAGTGACAAACTTAGTTTGAGCTTTGATTTAGAGACATTTTTATCACGTCTAATAATGTATAATCAATTTGTCTTAGAAGATAAGAAAAAGTGGAAAGATTCTCAGTCTGCAATTTTTGATATTATTAAACTAGCAACTAGTTATGATTATGAGAAAGAGGTGTTTCATCATACCGCTTTGATAAATATTCTTTCACAAAAATTGTCATCCGAGAATAAGTTATCTGTAGTTACTACAAATTATGATACTCTCATTGAAGATGCAGCAGAAAGTATGGGATATACAGTGTTCGATGGTTTCTCTTTTTCGAGCACACCGCACTTTGATGATGATATGTTTGAGTGGCATTTATCGAAGCATGTTTCGGATGTGAAGACCAAGGAAAATATTTACAAAAAGAATGTAATTGACTTACTAAAAATTCATGGTTCCTTAACGTGGAGGATTAGCAAAAGCGGGGAAAATGTAATTAGGACGGACAAACATGCTTCAGGTGAATCAGTTATGATATTTCCTAACAGTGATAAATATATGCAGAGTTATGAAGAACCGTATTTTGAACTTTTTGCTCGCTTTCAAGATTTGCTAAAACGTCCCAATACGTTACTGTTAACGACTGGATTCAGTTTTGCTGATAATCATATTTCTAGAATGATTATCCAGGCCATTAGCCATAATCCAAGTTTATCAACGTTAATTACTGACTATTCACTTGACTTAGATAAGCCAAATAAGAATTGGAAAGAACTAAAGCATATGTTGGAAAATGCAAATTCTGTTGCCTTCTTAAAGGCGACTTTAAATAAAGACCTGACAAAATATTTAATGGGTTATACTGAGGGAATATAATGAATGTTGACATGTACTACACGGATATAGATAAAGAGAATTTCTACTTAGGAATTATTTCTCAGGTGTACCGGGGTAATAGTTATGTACAGATTGAAAACCTTTCACTTCTAAGAAATCGAAAAATTCGTGACGAAAGTCTGCTCCCTAACACGATAAACTATTTTGTAGTGATAGAGGATACACAAGGGTTATTTATAGGAAAGGTGTTTCAGGCAAAAGTACAGGACACTGATTCGGTAAATCAAGCGATCAATAACGGACACGTTGATCGCGTGTTTCCGGAGCTTGGTATTGATATTGTTGGGTATATGAATCGCAGTGGCTGCTTCCAACTTCCGGGGTTTAAGACTGTCGGAATAAGTGACAAAGTTTATGTGGCAAATACAAAACTCGTCGAAATGTATCAGCATTCGCTTGAAGTGATTAGTACATCTGAGGGTAATCAGGATGTATTAAATGATCTCGCTGTTTTTTCAAGCTCAGTCAATTCCACCTTCTCTATCCGACCAAATACATTATTTGATCGTCATCTTTTAGTTATTGGCTCAACCAATTCAGGAAAGTCAACTTCTTCGCTGGCTATTTTGGATAAGTTATTGCTGAATCATAAAAGATTGTTAGTAATTGATCCAACAGGTGAGTACCGTGATGCTTTTCCAGAGAGTGCTGTACAACATCTCAAGTTGGGTAGTGATACTTTTTTACCAGTGGGTGCGGTTA encodes:
- a CDS encoding class I SAM-dependent DNA methyltransferase, which codes for MAITEYEDQIQSIINEPNHEEFIYDFLSVYEKIPKATITKLKKGLNNLSKEPGEVYLKNKLYFKQTDLDLMQAYVDVQTRVNELATKPRFIIVTDYNQLLAKDTKTNDTLDIEFSKLPQKFEFFLAWNGIEKADFDKENPADVRAAERFAKLYDVVVKDNPDASRKGLNLFLIRILFCLFAEDTNIFANNLFTNRVKQMTQEDGSDFDAFVSQLFGVLDFEKSQRPVDTPSWLNDFPYVDGDLFKAPHESLEFSSKSRKLIIDAGELLNWNQVNPDILGSMIQAVASEDSRSHLGMHYTSVPNIMKVIKPLFLDGLRDAFEAAKGNEDKLQKLYNRIGNIKFMDPACGSGNFLIITYKELRQLEIDILKELNNLGVATMYVPSVTLNQFYGIEIEDFACDVTRLSLWIAEHQMNVKLHEEISDAVRPTLPLQHAGAIVNGNALELEWTNIMSHEMQEEVYLFGNPPYLGYSLQNKEQRSDIKQLFDDISVSGYLDYCCGWIMLAYRYVKNSSARFSFVTTNSICQGIQVYPLWNTILKELRICFAYQSFKWRNNAKSNAGVTVIIVGLEDAKLNSQSRPQLYTKLGMERVRTITPYLTSLDKTVIVQPRDKSISNLPKMLFGSKAVDGGGLNVNQELYKEQIAKNPGLKKYFRPFIGANELYKGTKRYVLWLSEKDWDKEKGNEFLQERMKIVFDKRTSSKKSATRKLANTPYVFAENRNQDIPALVVPGISKESRLYVPMAFIDDMTVVANSANVIYDAPVWLMGLLESRMHMVWLQNIGGSLESRYRYSDKLIYNTFPVPQLSTRRKNEIETLTYNILDIREEDGGTLNELYGSPLAEKNPKPMNERLLKAHSELDEVIDRAYKADGFMDDAHRLTMLLKMYEEKVQALGE
- a CDS encoding DEAD/DEAH box helicase gives rise to the protein MENKNVVDVNYRRTGRSTIINDLGMREMQARVYEHRNSQYLLVKAPPASGKSRALMFVALDKLANQGIKKVVVAVPERSIGKSFQNTELAKYGFYEDWQIDSQYDLTLPGGNDSKVQKFVEFINSPTEKILICTHATLRFAYDKIDDDHKFDNVMLAIDEFHHVSSDDSSVLGSALKNITHNSNAHILAMTGSYFRGDSAPILSPEDEQRFDKVNYTYYEQLDGYRYLKSFGIDYKFYQGTYLSALDQALDVTKKTIVHIPSVNSSESTKDKLNEVDAIGDILDQDKTTGIYSIKSKVNGRLLKVADLVTEEGRDRVQDYLREQVNNADDLDILIALGMAKEGFDWPWAEQALTIGYRRSLTEIVQIIGRVTRDSPNKTHAQFTNMIEQPDAKDGEVQYAVNSILKAITASLLMEQVLAPEIHIKGRKHKEEKSLSNGGDIFVRGLKDPSTQHVKSIIENDMPDLKAAILQDDAVKKGIAANVDSGTMNKVLIPKVIMQRYPNLNNEEIEEVRQYAVADTVLRHAVVDSTTDDKGNTKEFLRMADKFINVNELDINLIDSINPFQRAYDVLSRNIDSDVLRVIQHSIDAKKFNFDPSELVYLYNQAKLFVSENGRRPNKNANDELEVKMAYALAQLQDMKARRLQNGEQ
- a CDS encoding GIY-YIG nuclease family protein; its protein translation is MANSNLIRSLNDIFNDPDVDDMLKAPAKHRPVVYDTELDGFREINAWVESHNGSEPQKLRDPSQLKQRKLASRLKGIREDPNRRKHLLPYDTFGLLRSDETQTSLEEAVRKEKSNFSSLDDILGDDSILFSDTSAQLIDGKLFDTKIYKDIQREQENRPELVSQRKMMANFSEFEPMFKKVQAEITSGKRQLRAFKNYEILRHHFYVLKGQLLYVDEIGAEIELSNNSHRKKDARLHVIYDNGTDNHPLRNGLAASLYGRQGRVVSEPENHFILNADDQVTGFIYVLKSLSTNEQVVRIQQNNSLYKVGFTAGSIRKRIANAENESTYLYAPVQIIEEMKVVNLNAEALETALHHAMAEYQLKIDITAANGRLIHPREWFVIDLTQIEEIAADIISKLRMQS
- a CDS encoding SIR2 family protein yields the protein MGKTDYFCSSNIKLSTEGAKYYLNEQLLEREEKTGKINYTEPEFELEVSKAASKFVDRSFENIVVLIGAGASVVMTDNNDIDGRYGKTVSMIAQIVFEKLQSGRYQFQYSKSDGDEVDVFPLEQMAADIGYSDKIFDDNSDKLSLSFDLETFLSRLIMYNQFVLEDKKKWKDSQSAIFDIIKLATSYDYEKEVFHHTALINILSQKLSSENKLSVVTTNYDTLIEDAAESMGYTVFDGFSFSSTPHFDDDMFEWHLSKHVSDVKTKENIYKKNVIDLLKIHGSLTWRISKSGENVIRTDKHASGESVMIFPNSDKYMQSYEEPYFELFARFQDLLKRPNTLLLTTGFSFADNHISRMIIQAISHNPSLSTLITDYSLDLDKPNKNWKELKHMLENANSVAFLKATLNKDLTKYLMGYTEGI